Proteins from one Gilliamella sp. ESL0443 genomic window:
- a CDS encoding NADH-quinone oxidoreductase subunit L → MNLLYLTIIVPLLSFLIQVCFGRQIQSINVKLIGISTIFIVGLITIFSCIDFSTNTVPDMTLVYTRNLWTWFSVGDFEVPISLTLDGLSLTFLVLISFFGLLISIFAACYLKSREDIYTFYAYSNLLITSMLTVVLVDNLFVMLLGWEGVSISTYLLIGIYYKQARNGYAAVKAFVMMHLTDIFLIIGIFLLYQTVETLKISEILFKAHNDLAIDSDIIFWITIMLFLGAMSKSALFPMHTWFTETTLAPMPAVALLQSSTVILAGVYLVLRLSNLFMMSSDTLYIMLLFASLTIIFASSIALVQNDIKRIITYINLAQISYLFFAFSTQSWNLSLNCLINYSVTSTLLILASAILLKQCQGERDISKIGGLLKSNPILYAIFLIIMLSLSAFPYISASFYIKGDIIWRLMAQDSLMAGTIGLLGVLLSSLGIWRIIFLVFHHTHKMDHIIKIKTINYFPIFILLIFTTALFIYFPLPIQGIIPIAHLDTQEQLPFRILLSAVTLLSLVIAYILYGHLNSEVHEILNTPMVKFLGRLCKSNWRFDFVLNNIFVKPYIYLADFLKKDPLAIWDNWIMWGIKKINSYIVSLENGQIRWYMVSMVIGSIIILMLLIFI, encoded by the coding sequence ATGAATTTACTTTATTTAACTATCATTGTTCCATTACTATCTTTTCTAATACAGGTTTGTTTTGGGCGACAAATACAATCCATTAATGTTAAGTTAATCGGAATTAGTACTATATTTATTGTTGGTTTAATAACAATATTTTCATGTATTGATTTTTCTACCAATACCGTCCCAGATATGACACTCGTTTATACAAGAAATCTATGGACTTGGTTTTCTGTCGGTGATTTTGAAGTTCCGATTTCCTTAACTTTGGATGGGTTATCGCTAACTTTTTTAGTGCTAATTTCTTTCTTTGGTTTATTGATCTCTATCTTTGCTGCCTGTTATCTAAAATCACGAGAAGATATTTATACTTTCTATGCATATAGTAATTTACTCATAACTAGCATGTTAACAGTTGTGCTTGTTGATAATTTGTTTGTGATGCTACTCGGTTGGGAAGGTGTGAGTATAAGCACTTACTTACTTATTGGTATTTATTACAAACAGGCTCGTAATGGTTATGCTGCCGTTAAAGCTTTTGTTATGATGCATTTAACCGACATATTTCTAATTATTGGTATATTTTTACTTTATCAAACAGTAGAAACATTAAAAATCAGCGAGATTTTATTTAAAGCACATAACGATTTAGCTATCGATTCAGATATTATCTTTTGGATCACCATTATGTTGTTCCTTGGCGCTATGAGTAAATCGGCTCTTTTTCCAATGCATACATGGTTCACAGAAACCACATTAGCACCAATGCCAGCTGTTGCTTTATTACAGTCTTCAACAGTCATATTGGCCGGAGTTTATCTTGTTTTAAGATTAAGCAATTTGTTTATGATGTCTAGTGATACACTTTATATAATGCTTTTATTTGCATCTTTAACTATTATATTTGCTAGTAGTATTGCTTTGGTTCAAAATGATATAAAACGAATTATAACCTATATTAATTTAGCTCAAATTAGTTACCTGTTTTTTGCCTTTTCAACTCAAAGTTGGAATTTATCATTAAATTGTTTAATAAATTATTCTGTAACCAGTACATTATTAATACTAGCTTCAGCAATTTTATTAAAACAATGCCAAGGTGAAAGAGACATTAGCAAAATTGGTGGTTTATTAAAATCTAACCCAATATTATATGCTATTTTTCTAATTATAATGCTTTCACTTAGTGCATTCCCTTATATTTCTGCATCTTTTTATATTAAAGGCGATATTATTTGGAGATTAATGGCACAAGATAGCTTGATGGCTGGCACCATAGGTTTATTAGGTGTTTTATTATCAAGTTTGGGCATTTGGCGCATAATCTTTTTAGTTTTCCATCATACCCATAAAATGGATCATATTATAAAAATTAAAACGATAAATTATTTTCCAATTTTTATATTGTTAATATTTACTACTGCATTATTTATTTATTTCCCATTGCCAATACAAGGAATAATTCCAATAGCCCATCTTGATACTCAGGAACAGTTACCATTTCGGATATTATTAAGTGCAGTGACTTTATTGAGTTTAGTTATTGCTTATATTCTTTATGGGCATCTTAATAGTGAGGTTCATGAAATACTTAATACTCCGATGGTCAAATTTTTAGGAAGATTATGTAAAAGCAATTGGCGATTTGATTTTGTCTTGAACAATATCTTCGTAAAACCTTATATCTATCTAGCGGATTTCCTGAAAAAGGATCCATTAGCGATATGGGACAACTGGATAATGTGGGGAATTAAAAAAATAAACTCATATATTGTTAGCCTAGAAAATGGACAGATACGATGGTATATGGTTTCAATGGTCATAGGTAGCATTATTATATTAATGTTATTGATTTTTATTTAA
- the nuoK gene encoding NADH-quinone oxidoreductase subunit NuoK translates to MIPLMHGLIFASILFVIGLLGVMIRRNLYFLLLSLIIMNNGAIAALFVASSYWQQSDGGVLAILAVITVLTQICVGLALLVKLIYRRKNFNIDSLSEMKG, encoded by the coding sequence GTGATACCACTTATGCATGGGCTAATTTTTGCTTCTATCTTGTTTGTAATCGGGCTGTTAGGTGTAATGATTAGACGAAATCTCTATTTTTTATTATTAAGCCTTATTATCATGAATAATGGAGCAATAGCAGCTTTGTTTGTCGCGAGTAGTTATTGGCAGCAATCAGATGGTGGCGTTTTAGCTATCTTAGCTGTAATTACTGTCTTAACTCAAATATGTGTCGGGCTTGCTTTACTTGTTAAATTAATTTATCGACGTAAAAACTTTAATATTGATTCATTGAGCGAAATGAAAGGATGA
- a CDS encoding NADH-quinone oxidoreductase subunit J, whose product MIVVFYIASIIAIIASLKVIFCRRVEKAILYLAISLFASALIFILLQTYISAALYILFFICGGIILFWGVSLKLKIRNDNVENNKHGISPKIWLGPLVLAFILLVILIYGVVSTDYSQLKETHELMHQMSIYAYILMTELAAFLLLGAVVISYHFMHRMFSEK is encoded by the coding sequence ATGATCGTTGTTTTTTATATTGCATCGATAATAGCTATTATTGCTAGTTTAAAAGTGATTTTTTGTAGAAGGGTAGAGAAGGCAATTTTATATCTCGCTATTTCACTTTTTGCATCAGCATTAATATTTATTCTGTTACAAACATATATTTCAGCTGCTTTATATATCCTCTTTTTTATTTGCGGTGGCATAATCCTTTTTTGGGGTGTTTCTTTAAAGCTTAAAATTCGTAATGATAATGTTGAAAATAATAAACATGGCATAAGTCCTAAGATTTGGTTGGGGCCATTAGTTTTGGCATTCATATTGTTAGTTATTCTTATATATGGTGTAGTAAGCACTGACTATTCACAACTTAAAGAAACACATGAATTAATGCATCAAATGTCTATCTATGCTTATATTTTGATGACGGAGTTAGCTGCATTTTTGTTATTAGGTGCAGTAGTTATATCTTATCATTTTATGCATCGAATGTTTTCGGAGAAATAA